The Cellulophaga sp. L1A9 genome window below encodes:
- a CDS encoding YgcG family protein, with the protein MATICVAQTEYPLLNSYVTDNAEILTTAQVQQLSIKLEALETETSHQLVILTIVKLNNEPIEDYAYKTFEVNTIGQKGKDNGILLVIAKEDKKVRIEVGYDLEHVVTDVMASRIIRNELTPEFKKENYFSGVDAAINSLIKILNSVAVEKNQIYETPSSTPTPSPAIKTEISNSIPKDTFGTILGKHIFSILIMTIMVLSFLFIKISFKAWVMTLVGAFTNKVSFSRVFGYAYKTGQIFFFSFLIFIFMFFLLLALLFDIYPNYFFFLLENKKWIAIPVALFVIPVLFALMEVKYYNRKLNFSLSNNDTYFIRKEIDSKLDILGIVSSTTDNDSYQYSSSGRSYSNDSTNSGNSNNSSSSFSGKGGRSGGGGASGSW; encoded by the coding sequence TTGGCAACCATTTGTGTCGCTCAAACTGAGTATCCTTTACTTAATAGTTATGTGACTGACAATGCTGAAATTCTCACTACAGCGCAAGTACAACAATTATCCATAAAATTAGAGGCACTTGAAACAGAAACTTCCCATCAACTTGTAATACTTACTATAGTTAAATTAAATAATGAACCTATAGAAGACTATGCGTATAAAACGTTTGAAGTAAATACTATAGGCCAAAAAGGAAAAGACAATGGTATACTCTTAGTAATAGCTAAAGAAGACAAGAAAGTTAGAATTGAAGTCGGTTATGACCTAGAACATGTAGTAACTGATGTTATGGCTTCTCGAATTATAAGAAATGAATTAACTCCTGAATTTAAAAAGGAGAATTACTTTTCTGGTGTTGATGCTGCCATAAATTCGCTAATAAAAATTTTAAATAGCGTCGCCGTAGAAAAGAATCAAATTTATGAGACTCCATCTTCAACACCAACACCTTCCCCAGCTATTAAAACCGAAATAAGTAATAGTATACCTAAAGATACTTTTGGAACTATTTTGGGTAAACATATTTTTTCAATATTGATCATGACTATTATGGTTTTAAGTTTTCTCTTTATAAAAATTTCTTTTAAAGCTTGGGTGATGACCTTAGTCGGAGCATTTACAAACAAAGTCAGTTTTTCTAGAGTATTTGGCTACGCTTATAAAACTGGACAGATATTTTTCTTTAGTTTTTTGATATTTATCTTTATGTTCTTTTTGCTTTTGGCACTACTGTTTGATATATACCCTAATTACTTTTTCTTTTTGCTAGAAAACAAGAAATGGATTGCTATCCCAGTAGCACTGTTTGTAATTCCGGTACTATTTGCCCTAATGGAGGTGAAGTATTATAATAGAAAACTAAATTTTTCACTTTCTAACAATGACACCTATTTTATAAGAAAAGAGATTGATAGTAAATTAGATATCCTTGGAATAGTAAGTTCAACTACTGACAATGATTCTTACCAATACAGTTCATCAGGTCGTAGTTATAGTAATGATTCAACAAACAGTGGAAACTCCAATAACTCCTCTAGTAGTTTTTCTGGCAAAGGAGGAAGATCAGGAGGTGGTGGCGCTAGTGGTAGTTGGTAG